The following are from one region of the Stigmatella ashevillena genome:
- a CDS encoding glycosyltransferase family A protein: MVNTLGKALEDMKVVEPLRAFVLGRVEKGSRIALFGGEGGLAQALTSAGCLIWAGGASELEALQRFAPTHVVLTGNSQQEGLEYLASAILAVFPAVEVLLGFANAGAASALLATLLEGAPGRTGPSEVGFRRSLATCGLRVVHREAHSLNARTATLAPATEKALRELLSELEPGAGDDVVLYALRRAPVAAVASARELDLLSVVLWCGPGQRHQLDEAVLSLTCQRYRPFEILLVEPEGAGADPEEAVRTLERYRRIEDFPFQHVRGPPGELMDKAIHQARGRYLAFFEASGLVYPGHFENLVQALRESEAAWAVSRAFLRVSRAVPAHEDYVETKIPFPLGDHLELDHLRQHPWLIHALLIDRSRVANVSLSVPDPLPGHAATLPWRLMALFEPVFLNGLATCEQRVSEEAPPAVDEGVGTLGILRSISALEQMVSRSRSAGQEAKGLRHRALDELDARLRSGAPWLHGMLRRTASRLLK; the protein is encoded by the coding sequence CGTGCCTTCGTGCTGGGGCGTGTGGAGAAGGGGAGCCGGATCGCCCTCTTTGGTGGAGAAGGAGGACTGGCCCAAGCGCTGACCTCCGCGGGGTGTTTGATCTGGGCCGGGGGCGCGTCCGAGTTGGAGGCGTTGCAGCGGTTCGCTCCGACCCATGTCGTTCTGACGGGGAACTCGCAGCAAGAGGGGCTCGAGTACCTGGCGAGTGCCATCCTGGCGGTGTTCCCCGCGGTGGAAGTGCTCCTGGGCTTCGCCAATGCCGGGGCTGCCAGTGCACTGCTCGCCACCCTCCTGGAAGGGGCGCCCGGACGCACGGGACCTTCCGAAGTAGGGTTCCGGCGCAGCCTCGCCACCTGCGGCCTGCGCGTGGTGCACCGTGAGGCGCATTCCCTGAACGCTCGAACGGCGACGCTCGCCCCGGCCACCGAGAAGGCCCTTCGCGAGCTCTTGAGCGAGCTCGAGCCGGGCGCGGGCGATGACGTCGTCCTGTATGCCCTGCGCCGCGCTCCTGTGGCGGCGGTCGCGTCGGCCCGAGAGCTTGACTTGCTGAGCGTGGTGCTTTGGTGTGGTCCCGGCCAGCGTCACCAACTCGATGAGGCGGTGCTCTCCCTCACGTGCCAGCGGTACCGGCCGTTCGAGATTCTCCTGGTGGAACCCGAGGGCGCGGGGGCTGACCCAGAGGAAGCGGTGCGGACGCTGGAGCGGTACCGGCGCATCGAGGACTTCCCGTTCCAGCATGTGCGGGGCCCTCCCGGAGAGCTGATGGACAAGGCGATCCATCAGGCCCGTGGGCGGTACCTGGCCTTCTTCGAGGCCTCCGGGCTCGTCTATCCCGGGCATTTCGAGAACCTGGTTCAGGCGCTGCGGGAGAGCGAGGCGGCGTGGGCGGTGTCGCGGGCCTTCCTGCGGGTCTCCCGCGCGGTCCCCGCCCACGAGGACTACGTCGAGACGAAGATTCCGTTTCCCTTGGGAGACCATCTGGAATTGGACCATCTGCGTCAGCACCCGTGGCTGATCCACGCGCTGCTCATCGACCGGAGCCGGGTCGCGAACGTCTCCCTGAGCGTTCCAGATCCCCTGCCGGGGCACGCCGCGACATTGCCATGGCGGCTCATGGCGTTGTTCGAGCCCGTGTTCCTCAATGGCCTTGCCACCTGCGAGCAACGCGTGTCCGAAGAGGCGCCGCCGGCCGTGGATGAAGGCGTGGGGACGCTGGGAATCCTGCGGTCCATTTCCGCCCTGGAGCAGATGGTGTCGCGCTCCCGGTCCGCGGGCCAGGAGGCGAAGGGCTTGCGGCATCGCGCGCTCGACGAGCTCGATGCACGGCTGCGCAGTGGCGCGCCGTGGCTTCATGGGATGCTGCGGCGCACGGCTTCCAGGTTGCTGAAGTGA
- a CDS encoding glycosyltransferase, which translates to MNSRPGAEDGPSGDAALWKLADPRGLDIPPSHRGGVGQGVTWAKRRLLHPIEPLQRALLEGQFRFNAALVRGLAQLPRNPVKEAREALLPLVTQASVRGGASGWRLSALSWQGEALLARQHAWNLAAVEALVAAAEVWPLWTAPVVEQCTGLAVGADVVEAAWGRGKRRVAFAFWREAWRRQIAFHHAFAEALKRALGVARPRMLLPTPAEYAAWWTAHEGPARGKVEAVESARGPRFSLAVPAYETPEPYLRACIESVLAQSYPDWQLCIVDDGSRGSGVEHVVRSYARKEPRIVFERLARNVGIAQATNAALAHATGDFVAFLDHDDVLAPRALEVVAQHIAASPQGDVFYSDEDKIDAHGVRHAPYFKPALSPDLLRSVNYICHFLVVRARLLQEVGGIRSGFEGAQDHELLLRLLERTQRFHHIPEVLYHWRVHAGSTSSDASAKPAASEAGRRAVEEHLQRQAEAGAVETTEPGVYRVRYPLAGTPCVSLLLHGGPEGTEVRDARELLGRMAYPAVEVRIACAAPAFEAFNALAAEDARVRGVPIPGERGHAERLNTLVRESSGELLLFLERGCIPAEPGALEELVSQVLRPGYGVIGGTLVHEEGTLDSAGWVLGVGGGASPLFAGLPDPALTVLGGSRWVRNLSAVPSTCLMIRRSLFEQVGGFEEGDSEAGCVVALCARVRQRGLRILGTPHARWVRRARGVPSPLLPKEWERLRQGALLEKGSADPFYHPGLSQERADGRLPGMGR; encoded by the coding sequence GTGAACTCCCGCCCCGGGGCGGAGGACGGACCCTCTGGAGATGCGGCGTTGTGGAAGCTCGCGGACCCCCGGGGTTTGGACATTCCTCCGTCTCACCGGGGGGGCGTGGGGCAGGGGGTGACGTGGGCCAAGCGGCGGTTGCTCCACCCGATCGAACCCCTCCAGCGCGCCTTGCTGGAGGGACAGTTCCGGTTCAATGCCGCGCTCGTGCGCGGGCTTGCCCAACTGCCGCGAAACCCCGTGAAGGAGGCCCGCGAGGCGCTCCTACCCCTCGTGACCCAGGCCTCCGTGAGGGGCGGGGCTTCCGGCTGGCGCCTCTCCGCACTGTCCTGGCAGGGTGAAGCGCTTCTCGCGCGGCAGCATGCCTGGAACCTGGCGGCCGTGGAGGCCCTGGTGGCGGCCGCGGAAGTCTGGCCTCTCTGGACGGCCCCGGTCGTCGAGCAGTGCACCGGACTGGCGGTGGGGGCCGACGTCGTGGAGGCGGCGTGGGGCCGCGGGAAGCGCCGGGTGGCTTTCGCGTTCTGGCGGGAGGCCTGGCGCAGGCAGATCGCTTTTCACCATGCCTTCGCCGAGGCGCTGAAACGTGCGCTGGGGGTGGCCCGGCCGCGGATGCTCCTGCCAACGCCAGCGGAGTACGCGGCTTGGTGGACAGCGCACGAAGGCCCGGCGCGAGGGAAGGTGGAGGCGGTGGAGTCCGCGCGGGGGCCGCGCTTCAGCCTCGCCGTGCCCGCCTACGAGACGCCCGAGCCCTACCTTCGGGCCTGCATCGAGTCCGTCCTCGCCCAGTCCTATCCGGATTGGCAGCTCTGCATTGTCGACGATGGCTCGCGTGGTTCCGGCGTGGAGCACGTGGTGCGCTCCTATGCCCGGAAGGAGCCGCGCATCGTGTTCGAGCGCTTGGCGCGCAACGTGGGGATTGCCCAGGCCACCAATGCGGCCCTTGCGCACGCGACCGGGGACTTTGTCGCCTTTCTCGATCACGATGACGTGCTCGCTCCAAGGGCACTCGAGGTGGTCGCCCAGCACATCGCCGCCTCTCCGCAGGGGGACGTCTTCTACTCGGACGAGGACAAGATCGACGCGCACGGAGTCCGCCATGCGCCGTACTTCAAGCCCGCGCTGTCTCCGGATCTGCTGCGCTCGGTCAATTACATCTGCCACTTCCTCGTGGTCCGGGCGCGGCTCCTCCAAGAGGTGGGCGGAATCCGGTCAGGGTTCGAGGGGGCACAGGACCACGAGTTGCTCCTGAGGCTCTTGGAGCGCACGCAGCGCTTCCACCACATTCCCGAGGTGCTGTACCACTGGCGGGTGCATGCCGGTTCCACGTCGTCGGATGCGAGCGCGAAGCCCGCGGCGAGTGAGGCAGGACGGCGCGCCGTGGAGGAGCACCTCCAGCGTCAGGCAGAAGCCGGAGCCGTCGAGACCACGGAGCCCGGGGTGTACCGCGTCCGCTATCCCCTGGCGGGGACCCCCTGCGTCTCCCTCCTGCTCCACGGAGGCCCAGAGGGCACGGAGGTTCGTGACGCGCGGGAGCTGCTAGGACGCATGGCCTACCCAGCCGTGGAGGTGCGGATCGCATGCGCGGCTCCCGCCTTCGAGGCATTCAACGCCCTGGCCGCAGAGGACGCCCGGGTCCGAGGCGTTCCGATTCCAGGGGAGCGGGGTCACGCGGAGCGGCTCAACACCCTGGTGCGTGAGTCTTCGGGAGAGTTGCTGCTGTTCCTGGAGCGGGGGTGCATTCCGGCGGAGCCGGGGGCCCTGGAGGAGCTCGTGTCGCAGGTGCTCCGTCCGGGATATGGCGTCATCGGAGGAACGCTGGTCCATGAAGAGGGGACCCTCGACAGTGCGGGCTGGGTCCTGGGGGTGGGCGGCGGCGCCAGCCCCCTGTTCGCCGGGTTGCCGGATCCAGCGCTCACGGTGTTGGGAGGCTCTCGCTGGGTGCGGAACCTTTCGGCCGTTCCCAGCACCTGCTTGATGATCCGGCGCAGCCTCTTCGAGCAGGTCGGCGGCTTCGAGGAGGGCGACTCGGAAGCAGGGTGTGTCGTGGCACTCTGCGCGAGGGTGCGCCAGCGAGGGCTGAGAATTCTCGGGACCCCCCATGCACGGTGGGTGCGGCGTGCCCGAGGCGTTCCGTCCCCGCTTCTCCCCAAGGAGTGGGAGCGGTTGCGGCAGGGAGCCCTTCTCGAAAAGGGCAGCGCAGATCCGTTCTATCACCCAGGGCTCTCCCAGGAGCGCGCGGATGGGCGCCTCCCCGGGATGGGACGGTGA
- a CDS encoding glycosyltransferase: MRKRPAQRTRIPAVHQLVPRLAWGDAVGNQVRYLQALFKDWGHPSEIFADQWDESCRDQARPATLLPRAMAPGDLLLVHHSFQSRLVPLLKRTPGRKALVYHNITPSRLFEGFDRKLALACTAARDELLALQPLMERAYAYSHFSAEELRAAGYPAVSVLPFAVDWRAFDVAPDEALKAALQEDGCVNILFVGRAVPSKRIDDVMRVFAAYQRLYQPHSRLIIVGYLNRETPYGAHLLGVKELLAAERVRFLGRVSAAQLSACYATATAYLSMSRHEGFGVPLLEAMHRNVPVVAYGAAAVPETLGGAGITTLTHQPEDIAQVLAVLERREDLRQRLIAGQRERLRALDQEAIATQVRQGLRPFLEGHSSAPPERLTASVELVCPALSRWPEAPLSRMALHLASNLAGSRLLTLHAAPASGPSELKGDGNVWRFMPDQPLPPHASEALPGSSSLEMALRRSQAPVVFLGADTAVARASLPYVSSRAWGIREAADSPGTALLEGQPGLRLLTLDPTTPEATAASLLEALATFRKNHARE, encoded by the coding sequence TTGAGAAAGCGTCCAGCCCAGCGAACGCGAATCCCCGCGGTCCACCAGCTTGTCCCCCGGCTTGCCTGGGGCGACGCGGTGGGCAATCAGGTGCGGTATCTCCAGGCCCTGTTCAAGGACTGGGGCCACCCCTCGGAGATCTTCGCGGACCAGTGGGACGAGTCCTGCCGGGACCAGGCCCGCCCGGCCACGCTGCTGCCTCGCGCGATGGCTCCCGGGGACCTGCTGCTGGTGCATCACAGCTTTCAGTCCCGGCTGGTGCCCCTGCTGAAGCGGACCCCTGGCCGCAAAGCGCTCGTGTACCACAACATCACCCCCTCGCGGCTCTTCGAGGGTTTTGATCGCAAGCTGGCGCTTGCCTGCACGGCAGCCCGGGACGAGCTACTGGCGCTGCAGCCCCTGATGGAACGAGCCTATGCGTACTCGCACTTCAGCGCCGAGGAGCTGCGCGCCGCCGGGTACCCTGCCGTGTCGGTGCTCCCCTTCGCGGTGGACTGGCGGGCCTTCGACGTGGCCCCGGACGAGGCACTGAAGGCCGCGCTGCAAGAGGACGGCTGCGTCAACATCCTCTTCGTGGGCCGCGCCGTTCCCAGCAAGCGGATCGATGATGTGATGCGCGTCTTCGCGGCCTATCAGCGGCTGTATCAACCCCACAGCCGCCTGATCATCGTCGGCTACCTCAACCGCGAGACCCCCTATGGCGCCCACCTCCTGGGGGTGAAGGAGCTGCTCGCCGCCGAGCGGGTGCGATTTCTCGGACGGGTGAGCGCCGCCCAGCTCTCGGCCTGCTATGCGACCGCCACGGCGTACCTGTCCATGAGCCGGCACGAGGGATTCGGGGTGCCCTTGCTCGAGGCCATGCACCGGAACGTCCCCGTCGTCGCCTATGGCGCCGCGGCGGTCCCCGAGACCCTGGGCGGCGCCGGCATCACCACGCTGACCCATCAGCCCGAGGACATTGCCCAGGTGCTCGCCGTGCTGGAGCGCCGGGAGGACCTGCGCCAACGGCTCATCGCGGGGCAACGGGAACGGCTTCGGGCCCTCGATCAAGAAGCGATCGCCACCCAGGTCCGCCAAGGGCTCCGGCCCTTTCTGGAGGGGCATTCCTCTGCGCCCCCGGAGCGGCTCACCGCCTCCGTGGAGCTCGTCTGTCCGGCCCTTTCACGGTGGCCCGAGGCACCTCTGTCCCGTATGGCCCTGCACCTCGCATCGAACCTTGCAGGCTCCCGCTTGCTCACGCTGCACGCCGCGCCCGCTTCCGGCCCCTCTGAGCTGAAGGGGGATGGGAATGTCTGGAGGTTCATGCCCGACCAACCCCTGCCCCCCCATGCCTCCGAGGCCTTGCCAGGCTCTTCTTCTCTGGAGATGGCCCTTCGGCGCTCACAGGCACCCGTGGTCTTTCTCGGAGCAGACACGGCCGTGGCCCGGGCCTCCCTGCCTTATGTCTCGTCCCGTGCCTGGGGCATCCGGGAAGCGGCTGACTCGCCAGGCACGGCCCTCCTCGAGGGGCAGCCCGGGCTCCGGCTGCTGACGTTGGATCCCACCACCCCTGAGGCCACCGCGGCCTCCCTGCTCGAAGCGCTGGCCACCTTCCGGAAGAACCATGCTCGTGAATGA
- the rfbB gene encoding dTDP-glucose 4,6-dehydratase, whose product MNVLVTGGCGFIGSNLVKYLRKHRPDWKVVNLDKLTYAGNLENLSELEGDPKHVFVRGDIGSQDLIEHLLVQHSIDAVMHLAAESHVDRSILGPEVFVTTNVLGTQRLLEASRARGLKRFLMVSTDEVYGSLGPTGAFSEQSPLQPSSPYSSSKTSSDLIALAYHHTFGLDVVVTRCSNNYGRYQFPEKLIPLMVVNALHDKPLPVYGDGGNVRDWLHVEDHCAALLQALEKGKAGEVYNIGGGAERKNIDIVKAVLGLLGKPESLIKFVKDRPGHDRRYAIDPSKIKAELGWTPSQTFEQGLAETVKWYVEHPAWWERVMSGTYRQYFETQYRARLKG is encoded by the coding sequence ATGAATGTTCTCGTTACAGGTGGTTGCGGATTCATCGGCTCCAACCTCGTCAAATACCTCCGAAAGCACCGGCCCGACTGGAAGGTCGTCAACCTCGACAAGCTCACGTACGCGGGCAACCTCGAGAACCTCTCGGAGCTGGAGGGAGACCCCAAGCACGTCTTCGTGCGGGGCGACATTGGCAGCCAGGATCTCATCGAGCACTTGCTCGTCCAGCACTCCATCGACGCGGTGATGCACCTGGCCGCCGAGAGCCACGTGGACCGCTCCATCCTGGGGCCCGAGGTCTTCGTCACCACCAACGTGCTGGGCACCCAGCGGCTGCTGGAGGCCTCGCGTGCGCGGGGGCTCAAGCGCTTCCTCATGGTGTCCACGGACGAGGTGTATGGCTCGCTGGGCCCCACGGGGGCCTTCTCCGAGCAGTCTCCGCTCCAGCCTTCCAGCCCCTACTCGTCCTCCAAGACGAGCTCGGATCTCATCGCCCTGGCCTACCACCACACCTTCGGACTGGACGTGGTGGTGACTCGCTGCTCGAACAACTACGGCCGCTACCAGTTTCCCGAGAAGCTCATCCCCCTGATGGTGGTCAACGCGCTGCATGACAAGCCGCTGCCCGTCTACGGAGATGGGGGCAACGTGCGCGACTGGCTCCACGTGGAGGACCACTGCGCCGCGCTCCTGCAGGCGCTGGAGAAGGGCAAGGCCGGCGAGGTCTACAACATCGGCGGGGGCGCCGAGCGCAAGAACATCGACATCGTCAAGGCGGTGCTCGGCCTGCTCGGCAAGCCCGAGTCCCTCATCAAGTTCGTGAAGGACCGTCCGGGGCATGATCGCCGCTATGCGATTGATCCGTCGAAGATCAAGGCAGAGCTGGGGTGGACGCCCTCGCAGACCTTCGAGCAGGGACTGGCCGAGACGGTCAAGTGGTACGTGGAGCACCCGGCCTGGTGGGAGCGGGTGATGAGCGGGACCTATCGTCAGTACTTCGAGACTCAGTACCGTGCCCGCCTCAAGGGCTAG